The DNA segment CGACGAACAGGCGGCCCCGGTGGGTGCCGGTCAGGCCGCGGGAGAGGACCGCCGCGCCGGTGAAGGGGTCGCGGTTGTCGACGGCGTACAGGCCGCCGTCGCGGTCGGTGAAGACGGCGGCCTGCCGGCCGTCGGGCAGCAGGGCCGCCACGCCGCGGCCCGGAACCAGTGCGCTCAGGTCGCAGACCGCGAACCAGGCGTCGGTCAGCTGGAGTCGGACCTTCAGGTCGGTGGTCTCGAGGGCCAGGGTCATCGCTGGGCGCTCCCTTCCAGGGCGGCTTCCTTGGACTGTGCGGGTCGCATGCCGATGTTCAGCAGGGGCAGGTCGGGCTTCATCTGGTCGCGTTCGGGGACGAAGCCGACGACCGGGTCCGGGGTGTCGGGGGCGTTGACGAAGGACACGAACCGGGAGAGCTTCTGGGGGTCGTTGATGGTCTCGGCCCACTCGTCGCGGTAGTGCGAGACGTGGGCGGACATCAGGGACTCCAGCTCGTCGCAGATGCCGAGCGAGTCGTGCACGACGACGTCCCGTACGTGGTCCAGGCCGCCCGGGATCCGGTCCAGCCAGGTCGAGGTGCGCTCCAGCCGGTCGGCGGTGCGGATGTAGAACATCAGGAACCGGTCGATGAGGCGCACCAGTTCGGCGTCCGAGAGGTCCTGTGCGAGCAGGTCGGCGTGGCGCGGGGTGGCGCCGCCGTTGCCGCCGACGTACAGGTTCCAGCCGCCCACGGTGGCGATGACGCCGAAGTCCTTCGACTGGGCCTCGGCGCACTCGCGCTGGCAGCCGGAGACCGCCGACTTCAGCTTGTGGGGCGACCTGAGTCCCCGGTAGCGCAGCTCCAGGTCGATCGCCATGCGCACCGAGTCCTGGACGCCGTAGCGGCACCAGGTCTGCCCGACACAGGACTTCACCGTGCGCAGCGACTTGCCGTACGCGTGGCCGGACTCGAAGCCGGCGTCCACCAGGCGGGCCCAGATGACCGGGAGCTGCTCGACGCGGGCGCCGAACATGTCGATGCGCTGGCCGCCGGTGATCTTCGTGTAGAGGCCGAAGTCGCGGGCGATCTCGCCGATCACGATCAGCTTCTCCGGGGCGATCTCACCGCCGGGGATGCGGGGGACGACCGAATACGAGCCGTTCCTCTGCAGGTTGGCGAGGAAGTGGTCGTTGGTGTCCTGGAGGGCGGCCTGTTCGCCGTCCAGGACGTACGTGCTCGCGCCGATGGCCGGGGCGAGGGAGGCGATGATCGAGCCGACCGTCGGCTTGCAGATCTCGCAGCCGTCACCGCCCCGGGCGTCCTCGCAGCCGTGCCGGTCCAGCAGGTCCCGGTGGGAGGTGACGCGCAGGGCGTGGACGATCTCGTACAGCTCCTCACGGGTCTGCGAGAAGCAGCCGCACAGCCCCTTGTCGACCTCGACGCCGTTCGCCTCCAGCTCGGCGTTGACCAGCTGGCCGAGCACCTTCACGCAACTGCCGCAGCCGGTGCCGGCCTTGGTGCACTTCTTCACCTCGGGCACGGTGGTGCAGCTGTGCTCGGTGACCGCGCCGCGGACGGCGCCCTTGGTGACGTTGTGGCAGGAGCAGATGACGGCCTCGTCCGGCAGCGCGGACGGGCCGAGCTGGGCCGGGGCGCCGGCTCCGGCGGGCAGGACCAGGGACTCGGGCGAGACGGGCGGCACCGACCCGGTGAAGGCGCGCAGCGTGCCGTACGCCTCCGCGTCGCCGACCAGGATGCCGCCGAGCAGGGTGCCGTCGCTGCCGATGACCAGCTTCTTGTACAGGCCGGCGCGGGAGTCGGAGTAGACGACGTCCAGGCAGTCGGCGGTGGTGCCGTGCGCGTCGCCGAAGGACGCCACGTCCACGCCGAGCAGCTTCAGCTTGGTCGACAGGTCGGCGCCGGTGAACGACGCCTCGTCGGAGGCGATCGTCGCGGCGGCGGTCTGCGCCTGCTCGTAGCCGGGGGCGACCAGGCCGTACACCCGGCCGTCGGCGGCCAGCGCGCACTCGCCGATCGCGAAGACGTGCGGGTCGGTGACCGTGCGGCACTGCTCGTCCACGGCGATGCCACCGCGCTCGCCGACCTCCAGCCCCGACGCACGGGCGAGCTGGTCGCGGGGGCGGACACCGGCGGAGAACACCACCATGTCGGTGGCGAGCTCGGAGCCGTCGGACAGCTTCATGCCGGTGACCGCGCCGTCCTCGCCGACCACGATCTCCTGCGTACCGGTGCCGGTGTGCACGGCCAGGCCCATGTTCTCGATGGTGCGCAGCAGCGCGCCGCCGCCGCCGTCGTCGACCTGCACCGGCATCAGGCGCGGCGCGAACTCCACGATGTGCGTGGTCAGTCCGAGCCCCTTGAGTGCGCCCGCCGCCTCCAGGCCGAGCAGCCCGCCGCCGACCACCGCGCCCACGGTGGCCCTGCTCCTCGCGTACTCCTCGATCGCGAGCAGGTCCTCGATGGTGCGGTAGACGAAGCAGCCGGCCGCGTCCTTGTTCGGCACCGGCGGCACGAACGGGTAGGAGCCGGTGGCCAGCACCAGGACGTCGTAGTCGACGGCCAGTCCCGAGCGGGCGGTGACCCTGCGGGCCTCCCGGTCGACCGTCTCGGCCGGATCACCGATGTGCAGCTCGATGCCGTGTTCCTCGAGGAACGCCAGGTCCGTCACGGACAGGTCCTCGGCGGTGCGCCCCGAGAAGTACGAGGTGAGCTGGACGCGGTCGTACGCCGGACGCGGTTCCTCGCACAGCACGACCACGCGGTGCGTGGCGGTCAGGCCGCGCTCGGCGAGCGCCTCCAGGAAACGCTGGCCGACCATGCCGTGGCCGACGAGCACGATCGTGGGGGTGGGCCCCGGGGTGGCGGTCATCAGGAGCCTCCGTCGTTGGTGAGCAGGTGGAGCAGGGGGCCGCCGTCGGACGGGAGCGGCTCTGCTCCCTCCCACGCGCGGGCGAGCGCGCCGACCGTGCCGAGTTCGCCGACCAGGACCCCGCCGATCAGCCGGTCGTCGCGGACGACGACCTTGCGGTAGGTGCCCCGGGTGGCGTCGGTGAGCTGGACGACGTCGTCGCCGGGCCGTGCCTCGGTCTCGCCGAACGCGGCGAGGTCGAACGGGCTGTCGGGCCCCGTGAGGGTGAGCCGGGTCAGGGAGCGGGTGCCGGTGTAGCGGGCGCCCGCGTCCCCGGCGAGCAGGGCGGCCAGTGCCTCGGCCTGTTCCAGCGCCGGGGCGGCCAGTCCGTACACCGTGCCGGCGTGCTGGACGCAGTCGCCGACGGCGTGGACACGGGGGTCACTGGTGCGCAGCTCGTCGTCGACGACGATGCCCTTGCGGACCTCCAGGCCGGCCGCCTGGGCGAGCCCCACCCGCGGGTGCACCCCGCAGGCCAGGACCACCAGGTCGGCGTCGAGCGCGTACCCGTCGGCCATCTCGACCGAGCGGACCGCGCCGGCGCCGCAGCGCACGTCCCGTACCCGGCACTCGGTGTGCACCTCCACGCCGAGGTCCGTCAGATGCCGCCGGACGAGCTTGGACGCCGCCGGGTCGAGCTGGCGTTCCATGAGCCGCTCGGACTGCTGGGCGAGGACGACCTGGGCGCCGCGCACGGCGAGTGCGCGGGCCGCGGACACGCCGAGCAGCCCGCCGCCGATGACGACGGCCCGCGTCCCCGGACGTACCGCCCCGGCCAGGCCCAGGCAGTCGTCCATGGTGCGGAACGCGTGCACGCCCTCGGGCAGCGCGTGGTCCTCGGTGAACAGCCCGCGCAGCGGTGGCAGCACCGGGTTGGAGCCGGTGGCCAGGACGAGCCGGTCGTAGCCGATCCCGGTACCGTCCGCGCAGGCGACGGTGCGTGCCGCGCGGTCGATGCCGGTGACCCGGCCGCGGGTCAGCACCGTCGGCGCCACCGGGGCGGGGAGGGCGATCAGTTCGGGGCTGTAGCGTCCGGCCAGCACCTCGGCGAGCAGCACCCTGTTGTACGGACGGTGCTCCTCCTCGCCGATCAGCGTCACCGGCGTGCCGAGCTCGCCGAGCCGCCGGGCGAGTGTCACGCCCGCCAGGCCGGTGCCGATCACCACCACACGCTCGTTCGAGGTCATGTCCCTGAGCGTGCGGTGCGGGTGTTACCCGGCGGCATCACGTCTGTTTCCCGCGCGGAACGCTGCCCTCAGCGGGGACGGGGGGTGGGTGTGAGGGTTCGGAGCGCCGGGCCGGGGCGGCGGTGAGGAGGCGCCGACGGGGAGGCGGGGGTGATGCCGGGGTGATGCGGGGCGGCACTGTGACGACGCTCAACCTCAGGAAAAGCTCATCTTGATGGACGGCACAACTACCCGCTCCATAGGGTCACGCCCATGCCCGACATTTCGCTGACCACGGTCGTTCTCCTCTGCCTCGCGGCGCTCGCCGCCGGCTGGATCGACGCCGTGGTCGGCGGCGGCGGGCTCCTGCTCCTGCCCGCGCTGCTGCTCGGCCTGCCCGCCGGCACGCCCGCCGCGCACGCGCTCGGCACCAACAAGGCGGTCGCCATCGTCGGCACCACCGGCGCGGCGGTGACCTTCGCCCGCAAGGCACCCGTCGACGTACGGACCGCCGTACGCATCGGTCTCGCCGCCCTCGCCGGATCGTCGGGCGGGGCCTTCCTCGCCGCGGGGATGAGCACCGAGGTCCTCAAGCCGGTGATCATGGTGGTGCTGCTCGCGGTGGCCGCCTTCGTCATCCTCCGGCCCGGCTTCGGCACCGCGCCGCAGCCCGGCCCGGTCTCCCGCCGCCGCGTCCTCGCCGCGATCGGCTTCGGCGGCCTGGGCATCGGCTTCTACGACGGCCTCATCGGCCCCGGCACCGGTACGTTCCTCGTCCTGGCCCTCACCGCCCTGCTCCACCTCGACCTCGTCACCGCGTCCGCCACCGCGAAGATCGTCAACTGCTGCACCAACGCCGGCGCGCTGGCGATGTTCGCCTGGCAGGGCGCGGTGCTGTGGCAGCTGGCGGGCCTGATGGCCGTGTTCAACCTGGCGGGCGGCACCCTCGGCGCCCACACGGCCCTGAGGAAGGGCAGCGGCTTCGTCCGTGTCGTCCTGCTGGTGGTCGTCTTCGCGCTGGTGGCGAACATGGCGCACGAGCAGTGGCTGGCCTGAGCGCCGCACCCGGTGATCAGCCCGGCTGACGTGATCCCTTCGGACGGGCCGGGCTCCAGCGCCGCTCCGTGACGCGAGCGGCCGGTACCGGGGAGCGCCGCGGAACAGGACGACGCCGCCCGGGCCCCGGCCGACGACCTCCGCACGCA comes from the Streptomyces sp. KMM 9044 genome and includes:
- a CDS encoding NAD(P)/FAD-dependent oxidoreductase, which translates into the protein MTSNERVVVIGTGLAGVTLARRLGELGTPVTLIGEEEHRPYNRVLLAEVLAGRYSPELIALPAPVAPTVLTRGRVTGIDRAARTVACADGTGIGYDRLVLATGSNPVLPPLRGLFTEDHALPEGVHAFRTMDDCLGLAGAVRPGTRAVVIGGGLLGVSAARALAVRGAQVVLAQQSERLMERQLDPAASKLVRRHLTDLGVEVHTECRVRDVRCGAGAVRSVEMADGYALDADLVVLACGVHPRVGLAQAAGLEVRKGIVVDDELRTSDPRVHAVGDCVQHAGTVYGLAAPALEQAEALAALLAGDAGARYTGTRSLTRLTLTGPDSPFDLAAFGETEARPGDDVVQLTDATRGTYRKVVVRDDRLIGGVLVGELGTVGALARAWEGAEPLPSDGGPLLHLLTNDGGS
- a CDS encoding sulfite exporter TauE/SafE family protein, with the translated sequence MPDISLTTVVLLCLAALAAGWIDAVVGGGGLLLLPALLLGLPAGTPAAHALGTNKAVAIVGTTGAAVTFARKAPVDVRTAVRIGLAALAGSSGGAFLAAGMSTEVLKPVIMVVLLAVAAFVILRPGFGTAPQPGPVSRRRVLAAIGFGGLGIGFYDGLIGPGTGTFLVLALTALLHLDLVTASATAKIVNCCTNAGALAMFAWQGAVLWQLAGLMAVFNLAGGTLGAHTALRKGSGFVRVVLLVVVFALVANMAHEQWLA
- the nirD gene encoding nitrite reductase small subunit NirD; the protein is MTLALETTDLKVRLQLTDAWFAVCDLSALVPGRGVAALLPDGRQAAVFTDRDGGLYAVDNRDPFTGAAVLSRGLTGTHRGRLFVASPLLKQRFDLETGQCLDDDTVRLTTYEVKAA
- the nirB gene encoding nitrite reductase large subunit NirB — encoded protein: MTATPGPTPTIVLVGHGMVGQRFLEALAERGLTATHRVVVLCEEPRPAYDRVQLTSYFSGRTAEDLSVTDLAFLEEHGIELHIGDPAETVDREARRVTARSGLAVDYDVLVLATGSYPFVPPVPNKDAAGCFVYRTIEDLLAIEEYARSRATVGAVVGGGLLGLEAAGALKGLGLTTHIVEFAPRLMPVQVDDGGGGALLRTIENMGLAVHTGTGTQEIVVGEDGAVTGMKLSDGSELATDMVVFSAGVRPRDQLARASGLEVGERGGIAVDEQCRTVTDPHVFAIGECALAADGRVYGLVAPGYEQAQTAAATIASDEASFTGADLSTKLKLLGVDVASFGDAHGTTADCLDVVYSDSRAGLYKKLVIGSDGTLLGGILVGDAEAYGTLRAFTGSVPPVSPESLVLPAGAGAPAQLGPSALPDEAVICSCHNVTKGAVRGAVTEHSCTTVPEVKKCTKAGTGCGSCVKVLGQLVNAELEANGVEVDKGLCGCFSQTREELYEIVHALRVTSHRDLLDRHGCEDARGGDGCEICKPTVGSIIASLAPAIGASTYVLDGEQAALQDTNDHFLANLQRNGSYSVVPRIPGGEIAPEKLIVIGEIARDFGLYTKITGGQRIDMFGARVEQLPVIWARLVDAGFESGHAYGKSLRTVKSCVGQTWCRYGVQDSVRMAIDLELRYRGLRSPHKLKSAVSGCQRECAEAQSKDFGVIATVGGWNLYVGGNGGATPRHADLLAQDLSDAELVRLIDRFLMFYIRTADRLERTSTWLDRIPGGLDHVRDVVVHDSLGICDELESLMSAHVSHYRDEWAETINDPQKLSRFVSFVNAPDTPDPVVGFVPERDQMKPDLPLLNIGMRPAQSKEAALEGSAQR